From the genome of Nicotiana sylvestris chromosome 1, ASM39365v2, whole genome shotgun sequence:
TCTAGCCTTTTTAGTATCATGTACACTCTTATTATTCGTAATTCTTCGAATACCATTCTGCATACTCTCTATGTTTCAACTGTAATTTTGCTCCAGCTCTACATTCGAAACTCGTGTAACATTAAAAGTTTGAGCCAAAATTCTCCTGTGTTCAAACTCCACTTTTCAGTGAAATTGCAGATGATTCTAGTCAGTACCCAACCTTTAACATGTCTCTGCAGCAAAAAGAACAAATCTGCACTTGAAAAATTGCAACCTTTTGTCCTTCACattcattttcatgggcattgaaTGTCCATAAGAACTGGTCACTTTGCTGAATAAAATCTGATAGGCTACTATGACTTTATTGGTCATGTCGCTTGAGATAGTAAAACTCAGTTGTAATACCTGTTCCCTCTATCAAAGTTTTCTGTTGTACTCAACCATGCAGAGACAAGTTCAGAGCATAGCCCAAATCAAGGAATGCCAGTGGGAGGGAGATTTGTGCCCAGTGAgaaggttcaaaagttgaggcaGAAATTGATAAAATTTATGGAGGATCATATATATCCAAgggaaaatgagttttccaagcTTGCACAGTCTAACATGCGTTGGACGATTCACCCAGATGAAGAGAAATTAAAGGAGCTGGCAAAAAAAGAAGGATTGTGGAACTTGTGGATACCAGTGAGTTTGTAAAGCTCTATTTTGGCATGAAGGAGTGAATGATTCCAGACATTTGCTTTCTAAGAATGTACCTTATGTCTTTTTTCCCACTAATATGCAGTTTGATAGTGCTGCTCGGGCAAGAGAACTGATCTATGGCAGCAGAAATGGTCTAAGCAATAATGATTCTGATAGATTATTGGGTGCTGGCCTTTCCAACCTGGAGTATGGATATCTATGTGAAATTATGGGTCGTTCTGTTTGGGCGCCGCAAATTTTCAACTGTGGGGCACCTGATACAGGAAATATGGAGGTAAAGTAAACATTACTTAATGTTTTGTAAAGAGATGGTTTGCGGGCGGCTACTACAGTAATATTCTTTTAACTAGAATCAACGAAAGACTCCAGTTGCAAATATATGATAAATAATATTAAGAATGCTTAACTAGCTCGTGCAGCTGTGGTGGAAAATTTAACTGGTGAAAAGTGAAAACAGTAATAGGTTCATAAAGACAACTTGCTATGCCCTTCGATGCATAATTGCTTATGTTCTGACTTAtctttttgggagtgattcttcTTGTCAGGTATTACTTCGGTATGGGAATGAGGTACAGATGAAGGAATGGCTTGTTCCCTTGCTTGAGGGAAAGATACGCTCTGGCTTTGCAATGACAGAGCCTCAAGTTGCATCCTCAGATGCCACCAATATAGAGTGTTCCATTAAAAGGTAGACACAAGCTACGATAAAAAGGATATGAGATCAATTTCCCCTCCCCCCCACACCCCCCTTAGGGGCTGAGGGAGCTAAAAAACAAGGAAAATGAATGACATGCGAAAATAACAGAAGCAAAGCTGAAAATGAGATTCTCAAGTGAAATCATTGGAATTATTAACAAGAAGTTCTGaatggttttccctttttatcTTGTCCCTTATCTCATAATCACAACACTTCTCCAAATGTCATGTTACTATATATACAAAACTCCATTGCTCGGGCAATTATGATGAATTTATCTTTTCATCGTCGCAATCTTTTCCTCTTCTCTTGGTGACTTAGTACTTTAGATGTGTAAAATGAGATGCAAACGATATGTCTTATGTTCTTAGTGGTAGAGGAAACCATTGGTTCAATGGTCATATTAAGGTTTTAATCCCAAGATGGTAAACCtaaatttctcaaaattttgtCGGAATGTTGAAAAACATCTATGTGTCCTTTTTTTGGTTGAGAAAGATAACATTGAAGAACATTTATCTGTCTTAAACTACTTAATAAATATTTCGGAGAGAAATTTGTAACATTGGGATCAGAATATTGTGCAAGATGTTGAACATGAATCTTGAGGATTCTGATGGAACCTCTATTCAATTTAGAAGGGCTGTGTTCAGCTTAATCATCCTATGCTTTGTTAAATACACAGGAAACATTAGAGGGATTTTGGTCATATTAGAGTCAAATGACTAGGACTTACTCGCCCCCCAGcccagaaaaaaaaaagagagtcaaATGCTGAAATTTGTTAGATTAATAAAAATAACTGTGGGAGCAATGGATTGTACAGGCACGGGGACTCATATATCGTCAACGGGACAAAATGGTGGACCAGTGGAGCCATGGACCCCCGGTGCAAAATTCTCATTGTGATGGTTAGTTATTTTTGCTTCTCAACGAGAAATAATTTGTTCTGTTTATACGTTTTTGTTCAACCCAATTAGTCTGGATGAATGGCAGGGAAAAACTGACTTGGCAGCTCCAAAGCATAAACAACAATCCATGATCTTGGTGGACGTCAACAGTCCTGGTATTACCGTGAAGAGACCGCTGACAGTATTTGGTTTTGATGATGCCCCTCATGGTCATGCAGAAATATTATTTGAGAATGTACGTGTTccagccaataatatcctgcttgGTGAGGGGCGTGGTTTCGAGATTGCACAGGTATTGACTTCAACATATCTTATGATATTTAATGAGCTCATTTTTTTATTCCTAAATCTGTTTTATTCAAACAATCATTATGCTTTTGCATTCTCCTTTGAATTTGATACATCCCAGGAAAGTAATTTAATCTCCCCGCATATATGTGCTATGATATTTGAGTATCACCCTTTGTTATTCAAAATATTAAACGTACGGGTTTGAGGAAAGATATCTGCAGCATGTCGAATAGTATCTGAAACTTGGTTGTTGCTGTATTCTTATTCTTGTAGGGTAGGTTGGGACCGGGAAGGTTGCatcattgcatgagactaatagGGGCAGCAGATCGCGGCATGCAGATGATGGTTCAAAGGGCCCTTCAGAGAAGAGCCTTTGGAAAATTAATTGCTCAACAAGGCTcattcctttctgatgttgctagGGTAAGTTTTTGTGCATTTAAGCATAATCTCCCATAACAGAAACTGCTTTGCCAGAATATTTTTGTCTCTTCATTTTCCATAATTCTATTTGAAATGATACATGACAATGGACTTTACAGTGTCGAATTGATCTGGAGAAAACCAGATTACTGGTTCTGGAAGCTGCTGAGCAGCTTGATCGGCTTGGAAACAAAAAGGCCCGTGGTACAATTGCAATGGCAAAGGTTAGTAAGAGCATCGTGACAGTGATCTACGTGATGAGCGTTATGTCTCGTTCTGAAAATACTTTACCATGACTATATGGTTTATAGGTTGCTGCTCCGGATATGGCATTGAAGGTGCTTGACACAGCAATGCAAGTGCACGGAGCTGCTGGTTTATCAGGTGACACTGTTCTTGCCCATCTGTGGGCTACAGCTAGGACGTTAAGAATCGCAGATGGTCCTGATGAAGTACACTTGGGGACAATTGCAAAGATGGAACTACAAAGAGCCAGACTATAATGATATAAATCCTTTTCTACACCGTTGGATGATCCAAATAGTTTGTTTGTATATAACCTCAACCTCTACCCACAACAAGAAGAGAATAATTGATAAATCCAAATTATTGGAAAAAGCGGGCAGAGAGCATGAATCAGAAGTCTATAGATCATAAAGTAAAATAATCATGGTGAAAATGAGTATAAGCAATATGGTGCTTGGATTATATTATTTGTATTGGTCAATAATGGTGTCAGTTTGTGGCAGCTACCTAAATCTTACCAACTGATGTATGCATGATCTCCAAGTTCTTTGAGAATTCTGAGTTGCAACGTCTTGGTTTTTGCATGAGCTTTCTTCACTTTGCTCTGTTTGAAATTCTTGAAGTTGTATTAGATTGCGTTATTGGAACATAACTAGTGTTAATTTTGAGCTTTCCTCACTTTTCTCTATTCtttatttttccaattttcttttcatgatacgTAAAATAAGAGCACCTGCTTTGAAGGACTCGATTTTATGTCCAAACATCACATGCCAGCAAATGTGGTCACCATTGTAGGTACTCAAGATATTGTGTATGGGGAGGTGGATATATAGGATTATTAGTTGCTTGATCAGGAGCCTAGCTCTATTGCGAGTCAAAAATCCAATTTATAcgtcccttttttttttatttacgtAGATTTTATCAATTATCAGCCCCGATGAACCTCCTCATCTCGTGGCTTGGAACATCTATGTAGATGAGATTGGATTTATAGTGCTAATTAAGGGTGGTATAATGATTCTAAAGGTCACTAAAATGAAATTTATAATAAGGTTATCTGTCTTTTGAAAAAGTAACTGATGCATTATTAATAAACTTAATCAGTCGTGTTTTCATGTACTTTTTCATTTTTCGTTCGAAAAAAATAACATGCATTGTAAGTATCAAATTGTTTTCAAAGGGGAAGTTAGCATTGAAACATTTTATTTATCACTTTATTTATTTGATTAATGTGTTATCTAACTCTGTACGCCCTAATACTTCTATCAGTAACGTGATTACGTGAATGTTCACGAGTAAAAGATGATAATTTGCTGATATACTCTTCTAAAGTTATTTTTGCTGATAATTTATAGATTAATTATAAATTCTGATATTCAAAGGGCAAAGCTGTATAATGCACAAGTTAGAAACAAACAGGAATTGAATTGACCAGTACAATTCCATTTACCAAACCTTAATTGTAGGAAAATTAAAGTTAAAAATGAACACTAATTAACAGCCTCGTCTTTCCTTAAAGACCATTTCACAACCTCACATCCTCAACTGAAACCAACAATAATTTTGCTATTGTACTTTGTTCCATTACAATATAAATAGGTTTTCCATTTTGAACAAATATATCTTTCAGAGCCAAGGGGCATGTACCCTCTCTAATAAGAAAACACCCCCCAAAAGCTCTGCTATCAatagaacaaaacaaaaaaaaaacattttttctttaagggaaaaaaagaaaattacaaagttaTGGCTAACAAAATAGCCATTGCTGGCTTAGCCTCAATTCTTGTTGTGGCTTGTGTGGTAGCAGCAGCTGTTACCATTACTAAAAGAAATAGCAGTGATTCATCATCTAATAGTGGTGATCCTGTTTCCAATGATAGCCAAATTTCAACCTCTACAAAATCAGTACAAGCAATGTGTCAACCTACTGATTATAAAGAAGCTTGTGAAAAAAGTCTTGCATCAGCCAAGAACACAAGTGATCCAAAAGAACTTATAAAAGTTGCTTTTGAATCAACTATTACTGATATTAAAAATGCCATGAAAAATACTAGCTTGATTCAAGAAGCTGCTAAAGATCCAAGAACCAAAGATGCTTTACAAACTTGTGAATCTCTTCTTAATGTCTCTATTGATGATTTAAGAAGGTCATTTGATAAAGTTGGTACCTTTGATATCAACAAGATTAAGGATTATACTGATGATTTAAAAACATGGATTAGTGCTTCAATTACTTATCAAGAAACTTGTTTAGATGCTTTTGAAAACACAACTGGTGAAACTggtgagaaaatgaaaaaattactAAAAACTGCAGGGGAACTTACTAGTAATGGTCTTGCTATGGTTTCTAGTTTTGGTGAAATGCTTACAAATTTGCATATCCCTGGTATTAGTCGACGATTATTGACAACAGATTCTGAGTACACATCAGCGTTTGTTGAGGCCGGTTCTCGTCGGCTTCTTCAAGTTTCTGGTGCAAAGCCTAATGCTGTGGTTGCTCAAGATGGAAGTGGACAATATAAGACTATCAAAGAAGCACTTAAAGCTGTGCCCCCTAAGAATAACCAGACCTATGTTATCTTAATCAAGGCTGGTGAATATAAGGAAATGGTTGATATTCCTAGGAGTATgataaatgttgtatttattggTGAAGGCCCAACCAAGACCAAGATTACTGGCAATAAGAATTTTGCTGATGGCACTGGCACTTATCACACTGCCACCGTTGGTATGTCATTCAGTTCAATAAATGAGTTTATGTTTTGTACACGAACGCCGCCAATCTTTTTTCTACACGAACTGTTTAACTTGATCAACAACAACAGATAACTCTTTACTTCAGTCCTGGTATAACAACTTGAAGAGTAATAGCTTGCCATAACCAGTTAAATTGCCCTATAGTGTAAGAAAAAATCTTTACAATGTTAGTATATATAACTTAAACAAATAGCCGACCGGATTCAGTGTTTACTTTTTCAGccggtatacatagattatacactgagtatacacatattatacataAAGTATGCATATATTATACATGTGTCAGCTATTTTTAGTCTAAACGGCTGGGTAGGCAGCTATATAGGTTACTTCTTCTAACTTAAACTCCTTATGAATACTATTTCACACTTTCTTGCTAAAATTTTGTTTGGAATTTTGAAGATATCAACTTTCATGTTACGAATTAGACTTTATTATAAACAGTTAAGTTAACCAGTTCTCCTTTGACAAACGTCATAATATATAGAGTTTATAAAAGAGTCAGGGTATAAAAGTTAAACTCTTCTAAATTGTGCAGCCGTGAATGGAGACGGATTCGTAGCAAGGGATATAGGATTCGAGAACACAGCAGGAGCAAAGAAGCACCAAGCAGTTGCGCTCCGCGTCTCAGCTGACAAGACAGTTTTCTACAACTGCAACATAGATGGATACCAAGACACACTCTACACACATTCCTACAGACAATTCTACAAGGACTGTACTATAACAGGCACCATTGACTTCATCTTTGGTGATGCATCGGCCGTGTTCCAGAACTGCAAGATGATTGTTAGAAAACCAGGAGACAATCAAGCTTGTATGGTCACTGCTCAAGGAAGAAAAGATCATCGCGGAGTTGGTGCAATCGTATTACAAAACTGCGATATCAGAGCTGAGCCAGCTTTTACTAGCACGCAGCCACCAATTAAAGCGTACCTTGGACGTCCATGGAAAGAATATTCAAGGACTATTATTATGCAGTCGTATATCGACGCGTTTATTGATCCTGAAGGGTGGGCCCCATGGAATGGAAATTTTGCACTTAATACTTTGTTTTATGCAGAGTATCAGAATAGAGGACCAGGAGCAAACATTGATAAAAGAGTTAAATGGGGTGGTTACAAAAGAAACATTTCACCACAAGAAGCTGAAAAATATGCTCCTGCTCATTTTATTGACCAAGATAACTGGATTAAGAAGACTGGTATTTCCTACTAGGAAGACGAATGTTTAACTGAAAAAAATGAGATTCCCTAATCCTTTTAAcaagttttatttttattacagATAAAAATATGTATTCAATTATGTTATTTAGGTTTCTATTACTCCTATCTAGTTtgcttttctattttcttttttcgtACCTTGTGATGTACTTAGTTTTAGGTTATTGATATCTATATTTTAGCTTATGCAAATTCAAACTTGGATTATtctttctttccatttttatttGCATTATTATATCCCTTAAAATCTTTTTCATGGTTTCTTTTAACCGTTTAATTTTAATTTGGGTTGCTCTGTCTTAATATATATCTGTCGACTGTCCTCTACCTCCCATTTTAAATTACTATAAGTTACGGAAATTTCATCGAGAATTATGTTGAACGCCACTTAATTAGTAATTATAGAAGTTAGTAGGATAAATGATGTAAAAGCATAAGTTGAGCATTTGTCTGAACTTCTCAATGTTATTATAAGACTAATTTGTGGATGAAATCACCAATATGTTGGTTTATATGTTGTACAAAAACAAGTGTAGAAATATCTCAGCAATGCATAACTTCCCAAATTAAACGAGGTGTGTTGTAAAATCATTTCTTTCTCCAGAATTATTGAGTCATTTTCCTATATATCCCCTAACCACCACCTACTGAATTAGAAACACTCAGTTCAGAATTCAAGAACTAAACTTATAAATTCTAGTATCATAGAATAAAAGTGGAACAGAATTCACATCATATAAAATGTAAGActatatagggtaaaatatgctcATATTAAATGTTCGCATAATAAAGCGACACATAGAACCGAATGCAGATGGAAAGCGAGGCAAATGACAATCAAGTCCGAAGGCAGCAATCTCATTTGTTCTCGAAGGGAATGTTGTTcataaatacaaaataaatacttGCCATCCGGTAGCAGTTAATAATGAATATTCTATAACATTAAGTATTTAGTCCGTTACAGAGAATATAGTATTCATTGCCTACCGTTACACATTTTTTAATGGCTCccataattgtcatttaagagaGGCTTGATCCTAGAACCTTGTTCTCTAGGAACttataaatagtgagctcaaTAGCCATTGGAAGGGGCGAATTTTCTGACAAGCTTATGCTACATACTGTTCAAAGCTCAATAATATTTTATCTTCTTGCTTATTAATATCGTTACTACTGCCCCCAGAAGCTCTGCTCCCGGAACCAAGATCTCTGCTTTCTTATTTCAATTTCAACGCTAAGTCCTTCATTCTTGTTTAATTTATAtatcattttgggatcaaatcgattcacttgactataaaccacgtataaatttaactgtaaagttttacgggtaaacagtttggcacccactgtGGGGCTTAGATAGTTGTGTAATTGAACTGATCATTGCATCTATTACTAACCTGTTTGATTCTTTGTTCTTAGCAAAAATCATATGAAATGGCAGATAACAATGTCAACTTCGCATACAATGTTGAGGCCTAAGGAAATCAGCCTCAGCATGAAGATTCGATCAGTGATACCCGCAATAAGCGAGATGAGGCCACGCCAGTCCATGGCGGGCAATATCCACGATATGATCGATAGGCAACTCCTGATGATGCTGAATACGAGCACGTACAGTAAGGAACCTAAGGGAGCAACATAAGGCTATTATGGGTCATCTCTTGCGATAGGATCAAGTCATGATGAAGTTGAGGCAGACATTGTCTGGTGCTTCTAATAACGTGAATGGACGAGGTCTAGTTCCTTCGATACTCCCGCAAATCAAACAACACAGAGGGTCGACAATAACACCCCGAGGGCGAAGTTGATTTCAATAGGGCCCGGGGGGAGGGGGGACGTTAGCGGATCCGGTAACCACAATGAGAATGATCCCTTTAAAATCGAACTTATGAGGTTTATGAGGGAAATaaacatctgaatggatcaaATTACGGGTGCACCACCAGTATTAAAAGGACCGGACTCAAGATGCCAGAAGTGTCAAAGTATGATGGGACTTCGGATCCTCAGGAACACATCACCACTTATATAACGGCGGAGAAGGGGGACAATTTAGCTCCGCACGAGATTGAGTCAATCGTATTGAAAAAATTCGGGGAGACCCTCATGGAGGGAGCCCTGATATGGTATTCGCTATTACCCGAGTACTTAATAGATTCTTTCGAGATGCTCGTGGATTCTTTTATCAAAGCCCATGCAGGGGCCAAAATGGTACAGGCCCGAAAGGCCGACatattcaaaattgcacaaagagAGTCCGAATGGCTGCGAAAGTTCGTGACCAGATTCCAGAAAGAAAGAAAGCTACTACCGTCCATACTGGACGAATGGACAGCTGATGCATTTACTAAAGGGCTAAATCCAAAAGTTCCGATGCTTCTCAGAAATTGAAAGAAAGTCTGCTAGAGTTCCAAGAAATAACATGGGCGGATGTTCACAACCAATACAAGTCAAAAATAAGGATTGAGGATGATGAGCTCGATTTTCCGGCATCAACCACAGGTCGAGATGGGGAGAAGAATAAGGAGAAATTAAAGGATAATTTTGACACAGATCGATGGTCTTCAAGAGGTCggtttttgccctatgaaagggCCAAAGGATGCGAAAGGGGTTTTCGGTCGGTGGATAGATTCATTACCGATAGGAGAGCTGATTGCATCCGGAATAATAGATTATTGCAGGACAAGGAGATATCGGGCTCACGGGATTCCTCCTACCCCAGGCTATCCAAATACACCTTCAACATCAGCATAGTGGAATGTCGGCTATGAGGAACATTAAGGAAGCACGTCCCAAAGCCAATGAGATCTGATCCCAGTCAGAGGGATCCTAAATTATGGTATGAATACTATGGGACCAACGGCCACCTGACATGGGATTGCCGACATTTGCGCGAGGAGGTGGAGACTTTGTTGAAAAATGGCTATCTTAGAGAATTCTTAAGCGACCGGGATAAAAACAACTACGGGCGCAATCGTGATAGCATGAAACCTTCGAAAGCAGGAGAAGATCTTCCTCGTCTGACGATCAACATGATTTTTTGGGGGAACGAGATTAATGGTGTGAATTTTTAGT
Proteins encoded in this window:
- the LOC104213401 gene encoding pectinesterase; this encodes MANKIAIAGLASILVVACVVAAAVTITKRNSSDSSSNSGDPVSNDSQISTSTKSVQAMCQPTDYKEACEKSLASAKNTSDPKELIKVAFESTITDIKNAMKNTSLIQEAAKDPRTKDALQTCESLLNVSIDDLRRSFDKVGTFDINKIKDYTDDLKTWISASITYQETCLDAFENTTGETGEKMKKLLKTAGELTSNGLAMVSSFGEMLTNLHIPGISRRLLTTDSEYTSAFVEAGSRRLLQVSGAKPNAVVAQDGSGQYKTIKEALKAVPPKNNQTYVILIKAGEYKEMVDIPRSMINVVFIGEGPTKTKITGNKNFADGTGTYHTATVAVNGDGFVARDIGFENTAGAKKHQAVALRVSADKTVFYNCNIDGYQDTLYTHSYRQFYKDCTITGTIDFIFGDASAVFQNCKMIVRKPGDNQACMVTAQGRKDHRGVGAIVLQNCDIRAEPAFTSTQPPIKAYLGRPWKEYSRTIIMQSYIDAFIDPEGWAPWNGNFALNTLFYAEYQNRGPGANIDKRVKWGGYKRNISPQEAEKYAPAHFIDQDNWIKKTGISY
- the LOC104213400 gene encoding probable acyl-CoA dehydrogenase IBR3 — translated: MANKTSDLVGRVDPAQSFNTEALLRYASANVVGFPTNPSQFTVSQFGHGQSNPTFLIEVHSGTLAKRYVLRKKPHGTLLASAHAVEREYKVLHAMSTHTVVPVPKVFCLCTDSSVIGTPFYIMEYLEGRIFIDPKLPDVQPERRRVIYRAVAQALAVLHSADVDAIGLGNYGKRTDYCKRQVERWAKQYLLSTGEGKSRRNPKMLELADWLRQHIPLEDSSGATAGLVHGDFRIDNVVFHPIEDRVIGILDWELSTLGNQMCDVAYSCLGHIVNIASEDIEENNGFELTSFPEGVPSLANYLADYCSAAGRPWPVDQWKFYIAFSLFRGASIYAGVHSRWIMGNASGGERARSTGEKADSFIRTAWSFIQRKSVLPQHPPTETSSEHSPNQGMPVGGRFVPSEKVQKLRQKLIKFMEDHIYPRENEFSKLAQSNMRWTIHPDEEKLKELAKKEGLWNLWIPFDSAARARELIYGSRNGLSNNDSDRLLGAGLSNLEYGYLCEIMGRSVWAPQIFNCGAPDTGNMEVLLRYGNEVQMKEWLVPLLEGKIRSGFAMTEPQVASSDATNIECSIKRHGDSYIVNGTKWWTSGAMDPRCKILIVMGKTDLAAPKHKQQSMILVDVNSPGITVKRPLTVFGFDDAPHGHAEILFENVRVPANNILLGEGRGFEIAQGRLGPGRLHHCMRLIGAADRGMQMMVQRALQRRAFGKLIAQQGSFLSDVARCRIDLEKTRLLVLEAAEQLDRLGNKKARGTIAMAKVAAPDMALKVLDTAMQVHGAAGLSGDTVLAHLWATARTLRIADGPDEVHLGTIAKMELQRARL